The proteins below are encoded in one region of Effusibacillus dendaii:
- a CDS encoding gamma-glutamylcyclotransferase family protein → MNSVFVYGTLRPGQRYHKLIEAYVKHSVSATLSGRLYHLPEGYPALVLASDQSHGKRNGPVRGELLYFSEIAQVLPILDELEDYYSPNDPRNLYERVNVSVVTVRGHSASCMVYLFTPDKLPELERRAVHIPNGDWVQWITANSRLIDP, encoded by the coding sequence ATGAACAGTGTGTTCGTATACGGGACCCTGCGTCCTGGCCAACGTTATCATAAACTTATAGAAGCATACGTAAAACATTCTGTTTCGGCTACACTTTCTGGCAGATTGTATCATCTGCCGGAAGGATATCCGGCGCTGGTCCTGGCTAGCGATCAATCGCACGGAAAGCGGAACGGACCAGTTCGAGGTGAACTGTTGTATTTTTCCGAAATCGCCCAAGTGCTTCCCATCCTGGATGAGTTGGAAGATTATTATAGCCCGAACGATCCGCGCAATCTGTATGAGCGAGTGAATGTTTCGGTTGTCACTGTACGCGGTCACTCTGCCTCTTGTATGGTTTATCTGTTTACCCCTGACAAACTGCCTGAACTTGAGCGACGCGCCGTACATATCCCGAACGGCGATTGGGTTCAGTGGATTACTGCCAACAGCAGGTTAATAGACCCTTAG
- the pckA gene encoding phosphoenolpyruvate carboxykinase (ATP) produces MNVNASTVDLDQILKSDRVHFRLSVPELVEAAVARKEGVLSSTGALRATTGKYTGRSPKDKFIVDTPAVHNHIAWGPVNQPISSEKFDQLYERALDYLKNRELFVFDGFAGADKKYRLPIRIINEYAWHNLFVHQLFIRPTAEELKTHKPEFTVIGVPGLQADPAEDGTNSETFIILNLEKKIVLIGGTEYAGEMKKSIFSALNYLLPMRDVFPMHCSANVGEKGDVTLFFGLSGTGKTTLSADPNRRLIGDDEHGWSDHGVFNFEGGCYAKCINLSEEKEPQIWNSIKFGAVLENVTLDETTRVADYDDASLTENTRAAYPVDYIPGAVIPGVAGHPNVVVFLTADAFGVLPPISKLSREQAMYHFLSGYTSKLAGTERGVTEPEATFSTCFGSPFLPLYPHVYAEMLGKRIDQHNAKVYLLNTGWSGGPYGVGKRMNLAYTRAMVTAAINGSIEKANFTSDPIFGVLVPDQIEGVPSEVLNPRNTWADKQAYDDMARHLAGLFVKNFEKFPTASEQIRQAGPKL; encoded by the coding sequence ATGAATGTAAACGCCTCAACCGTTGACTTAGATCAGATTTTAAAATCCGACCGGGTGCACTTTCGCCTCTCCGTGCCGGAATTGGTAGAAGCTGCTGTCGCCCGCAAGGAAGGGGTTCTTTCTTCGACGGGCGCGCTTCGGGCTACAACCGGCAAATACACCGGCCGTTCACCCAAAGACAAATTCATTGTAGACACTCCTGCGGTTCACAACCATATAGCGTGGGGACCCGTCAATCAACCGATTTCTTCGGAAAAGTTTGACCAATTGTATGAACGGGCACTCGATTATTTGAAAAATCGTGAATTGTTTGTATTCGACGGTTTTGCCGGTGCTGACAAGAAATACCGTCTGCCCATCCGTATCATTAATGAATATGCCTGGCACAACCTGTTTGTCCACCAGTTGTTTATCCGTCCTACCGCAGAGGAACTGAAGACGCACAAACCGGAATTTACCGTAATCGGAGTTCCCGGCCTGCAAGCAGACCCGGCTGAAGACGGAACCAATTCGGAAACATTCATCATTCTCAATCTGGAGAAAAAAATCGTTCTGATTGGCGGAACCGAATATGCAGGGGAAATGAAAAAATCAATTTTCAGCGCGCTCAATTACCTCCTGCCGATGCGTGATGTGTTCCCGATGCACTGTTCCGCAAACGTGGGAGAGAAGGGCGATGTAACGCTTTTCTTCGGGTTGTCCGGAACGGGTAAAACCACTCTGTCCGCCGATCCGAACCGGCGTTTGATCGGAGACGACGAGCATGGTTGGTCGGATCATGGCGTTTTCAACTTCGAAGGCGGTTGTTACGCGAAATGCATCAACCTATCGGAGGAAAAAGAGCCACAAATCTGGAATTCGATCAAATTTGGCGCCGTGCTTGAGAATGTAACACTTGACGAGACTACCCGAGTAGCCGACTATGACGATGCTTCTTTGACAGAGAATACACGGGCCGCCTATCCGGTCGACTACATTCCGGGCGCCGTGATTCCCGGTGTGGCAGGCCATCCGAATGTGGTCGTGTTCTTGACGGCGGATGCATTTGGCGTATTGCCGCCCATCTCCAAACTCTCCCGCGAACAGGCCATGTACCACTTCCTGTCCGGTTACACGTCCAAACTGGCCGGTACGGAACGCGGCGTTACAGAACCGGAAGCCACCTTCTCGACCTGTTTCGGCTCTCCCTTCCTGCCGCTCTATCCGCATGTGTATGCGGAAATGCTCGGGAAGAGAATCGACCAACATAACGCCAAAGTCTACCTGCTGAACACCGGTTGGTCCGGCGGTCCTTACGGTGTGGGCAAACGGATGAATCTTGCTTACACGCGAGCCATGGTCACGGCTGCGATCAACGGAAGCATTGAAAAAGCCAATTTTACGTCAGATCCGATATTTGGCGTTTTGGTGCCTGACCAAATCGAAGGGGTTCCATCGGAAGTTCTGAATCCTCGCAACACCTGGGCGGACAAACAGGCTTATGACGATATGGCACGCCATTTGGCCGGTCTGTTCGTGAAAAACTTTGAGAAATTCCCAACTGCTTCCGAACAGATCCGCCAAGCAGGTCCCAAATTGTAA